The Streptomyces capitiformicae genome contains the following window.
GGCCTGGTCATGTCGCAGGCGGCGCTGCAGCGATGCCGGGCCTCGCTGATCGTGCCGGTGTGCACGACGGTGACGTGTCTGTTCACGGCCGTGCTCGGCACCCTCTCGTTCGGCGAGTCGCTGCCGGACGATCCGCTGCGGCTGACGCTGCGGTTGTCCGGGACGGTGCTGGCGGTCGCCGTACTGCTGAGCATGCCCAAGCACGACCCGCCGGCGACGCCGACCGCGCCCCAACCCCCTGTTCCGGCCAAGGAGTTGACTCCGCCATGAACCCCGACGACCCGTTGCTCCAGATCCTGGCGTGCCCACTGGACAAGGGCCCGCTGCACCTGGTGGTCCATGAGGAGGAGCGACCGGACGCCTCCGAGGCATCGGAGTCGCTCTACAACCCCCGGCTGCACCGCCGTTACCCGATCGTCGACGGCATTCCGCAGCTGCTGCCGTCGTCGGGCGAGCAGGTGACGGAGGACGAGCATCAAGAACTCCTGGCACTTCTCAAGAGGATGAGCTCATGACCACCCTGGCCGCCCGTGTCGCACCGCTCCTGCCGGACCGGCTGGTCGCCGCGGCCGCCCGGCTCGTCTACCCGCGCTTCGAACCGGAGCTGGCCCGGCTCGACGAACTGTGCCCGCCGGACTGCGGTACGGCCGTGGACGTCGGCGGCTGGTACGGCCCCTGGACGCGGCGGCTGTCGAGACGAGCCGGACGTGTGGTGACCGTGGAGCCGGTGCCCCGGCTGGCCCGGCTGCTCACCTCGGCGGCCCCCGCCAACGTCCGCGTGGTCCAGGCCGCCGCGTCGGACCGGCCGGGCACGGCCCGGCTGTGGCTGCCGTCGGGCGACGACGGCGAGCGTGGCGTGTCGTCCCTGGTCCGCCGGGACATCCATGCCCGTGCGCTGGACGTCCGGTGCGTCACCCTGGACGGGCTCGGCCTGACCGACGTCGGCTTCATCAAGATCGACGTCGACGGCAACGAACTGGCCGTCCTGCGCGGGGCGTCCGGCCTCCTCGTCCGCGACCGCCCGGCGCTCTTCGTCGAACTCGAGTCCCGTATCCAGCCGATCACCCCGGTCGTCGACCTCCTCGCCGGCTTCGGCTACGCCGGCTGGGTCCTCCCCGGCCGCCCCTGGCTCCCCCTCGACCCTGCCGCCCTGGAGGCCCACCAGGCCCGGACCTCGTACGTCGCCTCGCGGGGGCTGCTGCGCCGGGTGCTGCCGTTCGCGGGGCCGCGCTACGTCAACTCGGTGCTGTTCCTTCCGGACGGGCGGAGGCCCCCGTCCGCCTCCGGCGCCGTACGTCACGATGGAGCACATGCCTCCCGCGAAGCGTCCCGGTAGCCCCTCGGGGGGCTCGTCACGTCCGTTCACCCGGCGCGACTTCCAGCTCGTGCTGCTGCGGCGCATGGCCGACCACAATCCGGAGCTCGTCGAGGACGCCCGGCGTGAGCTGGGCGTGTCGATCGCCGAGATGCGGGAGGCGAACAGGCGGTGGCAGGCGATGGTGCGGTCGCCTCGGGGGCGGGGGGCCGCGTCACGGTACCGGTCGGTTCTGGGGGTGCCGGAGTCGGTCGTGCCCCGGAAGATCGGTGATCTGGAGTGTGAGGCGTGGTTGTGGCCGGTGCCGTTGTGGGCGGATCTTCGGTTCGAGGTGATGGTCTCGCCGAACGGGGCGGTGTGGAACGAGTGGCTCGTTCGGGCGCCGGGTGCCCCCGGCCCTGAGTTGCGTTCGCTGGAGGACCTCGTTCCCTGGTCGTGCACGGTGGTCGAGGTGGCGCGGGCGTTCGCACCCGCTCGGCCGTTGGAGGGGACGGCGCCCACGCGGTGGGGGCTGGCGTTTGTCGCGCCTGACGGGCAGGGGGTGCGGCGCGAGTGTGTCGCCGAGTTCACGTGGGGGCTGTTGCAGCGGGTGGGCGCCGACGCCTGAGAGCTCCGCGCCCCTATGGGTGCGGGCCGGGGTTTTGGGCGTGAACGGTCGGCCCTGGTCACCCTTTGCTCCAAAGCCGGGCCCAAGTAGGCCATTCCCGATCATCTCCCCGATGGCGCTGTATATGGGCCTACGGTCCGTGCAGAGTCCGAGTCCTCGCAGTCCTCGCAGTCCTCGAAGTCCTCGAAGGGGAGGCGTCCCGATGACAACCCGGCACCCGGCGGA
Protein-coding sequences here:
- a CDS encoding Trm112 family protein, giving the protein MNPDDPLLQILACPLDKGPLHLVVHEEERPDASEASESLYNPRLHRRYPIVDGIPQLLPSSGEQVTEDEHQELLALLKRMSS
- a CDS encoding FkbM family methyltransferase translates to MTTLAARVAPLLPDRLVAAAARLVYPRFEPELARLDELCPPDCGTAVDVGGWYGPWTRRLSRRAGRVVTVEPVPRLARLLTSAAPANVRVVQAAASDRPGTARLWLPSGDDGERGVSSLVRRDIHARALDVRCVTLDGLGLTDVGFIKIDVDGNELAVLRGASGLLVRDRPALFVELESRIQPITPVVDLLAGFGYAGWVLPGRPWLPLDPAALEAHQARTSYVASRGLLRRVLPFAGPRYVNSVLFLPDGRRPPSASGAVRHDGAHASREASR